One window of Marinobacterium aestuarii genomic DNA carries:
- the aroQ gene encoding type II 3-dehydroquinate dehydratase has protein sequence MNKLIYVLNGPNLNLLGKRQPEIYGHETLADVEHKMRARAAQLDLEIEFFQSNFEGALVEKVHEVRDKAAGIIINPAALSHTSVAILDALNTFESPVIEVHISNIHKREAFRHHSWVSARAEGVIAGMGTLGYMLALDYFAS, from the coding sequence ATGAACAAGCTGATCTATGTACTCAATGGGCCGAATCTCAATTTGCTGGGCAAGCGTCAGCCCGAGATATACGGTCATGAAACACTCGCCGACGTGGAGCATAAAATGCGCGCGCGGGCGGCGCAGCTGGACCTGGAAATCGAGTTTTTCCAGAGTAACTTTGAAGGCGCCCTGGTTGAAAAAGTGCATGAGGTGCGTGATAAAGCCGCCGGCATTATCATCAACCCGGCGGCACTGTCCCACACCTCGGTGGCCATTCTGGATGCGCTGAACACCTTCGAGTCGCCGGTGATCGAAGTCCATATATCCAACATCCACAAACGTGAAGCCTTTCGGCACCATTCCTGGGTATCGGCGCGGGCCGAGGGCGTGATCGCCGGCATGGGGACCCTGGGATATATGCTCGCGCTGGACTATTTCGCCAGCTGA